TTTTCCGAGGCTCGGGGTTGCTTACTCGACCGGGGCGGCCGGCGATCCTGCTTCTGCCGACCGGGGGATTATTTCCAACGTGCGCGGCAATACCGATCGCTGGCTGGAAAATGGTTCCTATCTGCGGCTAAGAAATGTAGAGCTGGCTTATGCTATTCCCGAAAGTGTGACCGGCAAGTTGTCTTTGAGCAATGCCAGAATATATGTGAGTGCACAAAACCTGCTCACTTTCACGAAATACACGGGGCTCGATCCTGATGTGGTGGGGGCAAATTTTAACCTCGAACCCGGCGTGGACCTGGGTGGCTATCCTTCGGCACGCATCATTTCATTCGGCCTGAACCTCGGTTTCTGAAAAGCGGTCACTTATCTCAAAAGACATCAACATGAAAAAGATATTTTTGCTTACTATTCTAGTTTTGCTGGTCAATACGGCCTGCGATCGCGATTTCGACCAGCCTAACCCGAACAACCCCACGATTGCTTCTTTCTGGAAAAGTGAGGCGGATGCAGTGAAGGGGATCAATGCAGTTTACAGCACTTTTCACCGGACAGCCACGCTTTATTCACGTTTTCTTTTTTACCACGGCATGCTGCGGTCGGATGAAGGTTACGGCTCCGGCGGCGATATTACGCTGAACAACGTCATGAGCTTCAACCAAACCAACTACAACGAGGGGCTGACTGCCGGAACGTGGCAGAACCTTTTCATCGGCGTTTTCCGGGCAAATCAGGTGCTGGCTTATGTGCCTGGAATAAGTATGGATGAGGCGCTCAAAACGCGTATTCTGGGGGAGGCGAAATTTCTAAGAGGGCTGTTTTACTTCAATCTGACGCTTTATTTCGGTCGCCCGCCGATTATACTGGAACCGTCCGAGCCGACTGACCGGCCGTCCAATGCAACCAATGCGGAAGCCTGGGCGCAGGTAGAAAAAGACCTGACGGAAGCTGCACCCGCATTACCGCTCAGCTATACCGGCGACGATCTCGGGCGGGCGACGCGTGGTGCGGCCATGGGCTTGCTTGGAAAAGCTTATTTACAGCAAAATAAAAATCAGGAAGCTGCCAATGCACTGGCGTGGTTTATTACCGGCGCGGGAAAAGGATTGTACACATTGACCAGCAACTACCAGGACAATTTCAAAGCTTCCTCCGAGAACAACAGCGAGTCGGTTTTTGAAATACAATTCCGGTTCAATCCGAATGAGAATACCGATGACGATGTGGACGAAACCCGCATTAACAACACAGGTACTTCCATCGCACAGTTTTATGCGCCCAGAGGAGTAGGATTTTCGGACGGAGGCGCGCGCCGCTGGCTTGCGGGGGAATTTAAAAAAGAAAACACCGCGCTGGGTACCCGCGACCCGCGACTTGCCGCGACCCTGCTTTTCGATTCCACGGATGTACGCGGCCCGCAGTTCACGATGGTTTATGGACAAACGTTCGCGAGCCGCTACGGGACCAGCACGGGAGAAAGCAGCGCAGTGTGGTTTCGTAAACAATTGAATGACAATGAGGCAGGCAGGACCGAGGAAGGCTTCCGGTCGCCGAATAACCACCGGCTGCTGCGGTATGCTGACATACTGCTCATGTATGCGGAGGCGCTTAACGGGCTCGGACAAACCGCCCAGGCTTATCCTAATGTGGATATGGTAAGGGTGCGCGCAGGCCTGCGGCCGCTCACGCAGGTGCGCCCAGGATTATCGCAGGCGCAGTTTCTGGCGCAGATCAAACATGAGCGCATCACCGAGCTGGCTGGCGAAGGCTGGCGTTTTGCCGACCTGCAGCGCTGGGGCGACCTGGGGCCTGAGCTGGCCGCGCGTGACCCGGAATTTACCAATTTTGTAAAGAGCAGGAATGAATGGTACCCGATCCCGCAATCGGATATTGACCTGAATCCTAACCTGACACAGAACCCGGGTTATTGATATGTAGTGTTACAAAATTTTCTTTGCATTTAAACCTTGATCATGTCTTTCAAAACATTGTACAGGCCAGTCATTCTCTGGTGTGTTTCGTTACTTTTTATCAATGCTTCCTGCAAAAAGGAAACGCAGGCACCGAAGCCGGGCGGCGAGCAGGCAGTCACTTTCACGAATCCGCTGCTGAATGCAGCGCCTGATCCCTGGGTTTTTCAGAAAGACACGACTTATTATTACATGCATACCCTGGGTAACCGGATACAGATCTGGAAAACGGGCAGAATGAGCCGGTTGAAGGACGTGGCGCCGGTTACCGTATTTACCGCACCGGCCTCGGGAGGCAATTCCAGGGATATCTGGGCGCCCGAACTGTTTTTTTTGAATGGTAAATGGTATATCTATTATACCGGCTCAGACGGAAACGACCGAACGCACAGAATGTGGGTTTTGGAAAATGCTAACCCCGATCCGACGCAGGGTACCTGGACAGACAAAGGCAAATTGCTGACCCAGCCGGCCGACCTCTGGTCGATCGATGCGACTGTCTTGCAACAGGATGGCAGCCTTTTTATGATCTGGTCGGGGCGGCCCTTTGCGGGCGGCAGTACCGACCTGACCCAGCATTTGTATATCTCCAAAATGAGCAACCCCTTCACGCTCACCGGCCCGACCGTGCAAATTGGCTCTCCTCAGAATACGTGGGAAAGGCACGGTTTTCCGGTAAATGAAGGGCCTGAAATTTTGCGAAATCCTGCGGGGAAAGTTCTCCTGGTATATTCAGGCAGTTATTGCGGGGATGACCGCTACTCGCTTGGATTAATGACTTTGAAAGAAGGAAGTGATCCGATGAGTCCCGCCAGCTGGACCGAAATGTCCGCACCGGTTTTCACTGGACTGGCTTCGGCGAATGCATTCGGGGTAGGGCATAATGGTTTTTTCAAATCGAGGGACGGAAAAGAAGACTGGATTATTTACCATGCTAATTCGGCTGCCGGGCAGGGTTGCGGTAGTTCGCGCAATGTGCGTATGCAGCGATTTACCTGGACTGCCGACGGTTTGCCGACTTTCGGAGAGCCCGTAGCGACCGGCCGATCGGTGCCTGTTCCGTCAGGCGAGTAGCCTATTTGATTATCTTTAAGCCCTTAAAACAGTATCCACATCAAAAGTAATTTATGAAAAGATTGAGCATTAGCCTGTTGCTGTTAATAGTAGTTCAAATTGCAAATGCCCAGCAGGCTGTTATTCGCGGAGATTTTGCGGACCCGTCTGTGATCAAGGTCGGAGCTACTTATTATGCCGCGGGAACAAGCTCCAACTGGGCGCCCGGCTTCCCGGTCATGAAATCCACAGACCTGAAAAACTGGCAGCAGACAAACTATATATTTCCCGATCTAACTGCCTGGGCCGATTATTATTACTGGGCGCCGGAATTGAATTATGATAACGGTAAAGTATATGTGTATTACACCGCACATAAAAAGGGTGGCAACCTGTGTGTAGGAGTGGCCAGTGCCGAGACACCAGAAGGCCCGTTCAAGGACCATGGCCCGCTGGTTTGCGAGGAAGTGGGATCCATTGACGGTTTTCCGATGCGCGATGAAAATAATAAGCTGCACCTGATCTGGAAGGAAGACGGTAACAGTGTCAATAAGCCCACGCCGATCTGGATCCAGGAGCTTAACGAGGAAAGAACCGCATTGATCGGTGAGAAAAAAGAGCTTTTCCGAAATGATACTTCGTGGGAGGCCAACCTGGTGGAAGGTGTTTCTATCGTTAAAAACAATGGTTATTTCTACGCGATCTATGCGGCGGCTGGCTGCTGCGGACCGGGCTGTACCTATGCTACCGGCGTTGCCCGCTCCAAAAAACTGATGGGGCCGTGGGAGAAGTATGCAAAAAATCCGATCATGACCGGTCAGGGTGACTGGATGTGCCCCGGACACGGGACAGCAGTCACGCATCAGGGAAAGAACTACTTTATGTACCATGCTTACGACAGGTCTTCAAACAAATATACCGGTCGCCAGGCGCTGGTACGTGGCTTCGAATTCACGCCCGACAACTGGCTGCGCTTTACGGATGAGTACCTCGCACCGACAAATCTTCCCAAAACCTACACGGTAACAGACGATTTCAGCAAAGAAAAACTCGATCTCCAATGGAACTGGTCTGTGTTCAATAAACCTGCCTTAGAGCTGAAAAACGGGCGGATTGGCTTGCAGATCAAGGATGACCGGGAGCTGTTTATCGCCAGGAAAATCGATAGCCCGGATTACGAAGCGACTGTCGAACTGATCCCTGGCAAAAGTGTTGTGGCCGGTGTCGCATTGATCGGCGATGAGAAAAACCTGATCTACGCGGCTGCAAAACAGGATAGTATTCATATTACGCTTTTGAAGGATGGGGCAAGAAGCAGTCTTGGTAAATTTCCGGTGAAGGGAAAAGGTAAGCGCTTATTTGTAAAAATGAATGTAAAAAATAATACAGATATCAGCTTTTCTTACAGTGTTAAGGGGGTTGATTTCACTGCATTGCAAATTACAGCTCCGGATATCAAATTTTTGCCTCCGTGGGACAGGGCCGTGCGTGCAGGAATTCTCGCAAAAGGGGCACAGGGTGAAGTCGCGGTTGTAGAAGGTTTTGTTTTCAAAAGCAAATAAAAAAGGCAGCCTGGCTATCTCTTGGCCAGGCTGCTCTTACTAATCTGTACGGCCCAGTTTCTCTTTGAGCTCGTGCCATTTATCGATATCGTCTTCGGAAGCGCCTGCGTAGGTCGTTTTCACGTGATTCAGAAATGCAAACTTGGTTTCGTCCGAATCCAGATGCAGTTCATCTTCAAAACCATCCGCTTTGACGAAATAATCGTATCCGTCGTTCTTTACTTCTTTCGACGTGTAATACCTGCCTGAACCTTCAAAATTGCTCACAGAGTTATACAGATCGTATATATCTTCGTCGCCTTCCGGTTTCACCCCATTCAGCCAGTCCTCGTAATTTGTTATTTTTGCCATTACAAAATCATGTTGATTAGGTTCGCCAATATGTAAAAACCATACCAGCGAAAAAGCCGCCCGGTAACCTGGCGGCTTAATTAACCAGTATAAAAAATGGAACGACAGTTCGGTTCTACCAATCACCGAACAACAGTCACTTTCAAAAAAGTAGCCGGTATAGAAGTTGTGTTTTCGTCGCCACTCTGATTCTGGCTTTCAAACAGCGCTTCCAGTTCACGCTGCAGGTCAGCTTCGGTACCGTTTTTTTCGGCGGCTTCAAATGCATTCATCGTCGGCCCGTAGTATTTTCTGAAAGTTTCCAGAAATACAGCTGGCGGGTATGGTGCCTGAAATGTGAATGTTTCCCGCTCGAATGAAATATTCTCTTTCGCAGCGCCGGCTGCAACGAAACGTTCGGTCACATTACTTTCCACGCCCCAGAGCATCGGACTGATGAATCCTTCCGGCGGCGCGGGCGTGTAGGCCGAGCTCACTTTCAGGATCTGGGCTACCAGGGTGGGGTCGCCGGGAATCCAGTTGCCCATTACAATTCTGCCGCCCTTGCGGGTAACACGGAACATTTCTTTCGCTACGTCAAAAGGCTTCGGCGCAAACATTGCCCCGAACACGCTTACGGCCAGATCAAATGTTTCGTCTTCAATATCGTGCAGATCGATTGCATCGCCCTCGCGGAATGTAATATTGGTCAAACCCTCGGCTTTTGCCCTGGCATTACCTGCCTCCACGAGGTTACGGGCGATATCCACTCCCTGTACATTTGCCCCGAGCCTGGCTGCGGGTATCGCGGTCGTGCCGTCTCCGCATCCCAGGTCGAGCACATTCAAACCTGGGGTAATCCCCAGCTTTCCTACCAGTGCGGAACCACTTTCCCGCATCGTTTCGGCCAACTTCGTGAAGTCACCCTTCTCCCATAACGCTTTGTTTGCATTCATTTTATTTTTCAGCTTTTGTTAAAATTTCTACAAAACAACTGCTCCTATCGGCAACCGGCAATACTGATTTATAAGTATTGTACGGGTAAGCGTCTGACAATCAATGTAAAAATAGATTATAGCGTTGATTATCCGGTCGGGCGCAGGCATTATTTGTCCAGATCTCACTGAGTTCTTATTTAACGGATGCTGGTAGACTGCTCCTGACCGAAGGATTTATGGAGTTGTTATGCTGCGGGGCGATCGAGGAAAATAATGGCTCCGGCACAAGGGGGTAAACAGGTCTTCGGTTGTCGGTCAAATGCTGCCGGTCGGGCAGCTTATCAAACCTTCGCATGCCAAATCGAGCACATTCGAAACTACGATAATTCGCAGCTTTCCAACCAGCGCCGAACCACTTTCCCGCATCGTTTCGACCAACTTCGTGAAGTCACCCTTCTCCGTAAAGCTTTGTTCGGATTCGTGGATTTTCTGTTAAGGTTTATTTAGAGAAATCTAGTGGGCTTTTTTCTCCTTTTTAGGTTAGTGATGAATTTTGTAGTGAGTCCGCTTTATGGTTATATCTTAACGGGTGGATCAAAATTTCTTCAGAAAATTGCGGATGAATGAAACCAAAAAAGCTGTAAACTTTCCAACTTGCTGGACGCGAACCTCTTTAACGACTCTCACGATAAGAATCACTGATAGCCTTACATACTTAGCAAAAACGGCTATCGGGAACACGAAAAAAGAAAGAGAGATATACAGAAAGCTTAATATATACAACTTCCTAAAGTAGAGGAAATAGGGGAAGGCCTGTAACGTGATTACAATCAGCGTGACGTAATTGAAAAACTTTCTGGAATTTAAGGCATTTGGCGTCGAAATATCCATAAAGTACCGCTTGTCAAGGATTGATATGAATCTTGCTGGATTTGTATATATCGTTACAGCATAGCTGATTAGGAGAAAACCCGCGAAAATCAGTAGAGTTCCCTCGAAATTTGGATCTTTATAATATTCATATTTTATTTCCACTGCAATGTAGGATAGCACGGAAAAGATCAATGTGAAAACCATGATCCTGAGTTGCAGCTCAAAAACAGCTGGCTCAACGCTATTAATTGAATCCAACAAACCGGCATTGACAATACATACCAATGCAAAAAAAGCGAAATAGATCAGGCAGTCTTTAATTCGATGCTCTTTTTCACCCTGACTGTTAGCGATCTCTGCTCTCATTCGCTTTGTTAGATCAGAAATCAATAAACTTGCAATGACTTGAATCGGAATGGTTGTGTTTTCGCTAACAATAATTTTAGAAAACCTACTGTTAAACTTATTAACAAGGTTTCCCATTACGTTTTCAAAGACTCTTCTCTTCGTCCCGATACGAAATTTGATTATAGCTCCGTATGCAAATCCAAATCCGACTGCCACCTCAAAAACTGAATTGAAATCAGATAAACCCATCTTAGAACCCTCAACGAGTTCCTTCAGCGGTTTAAAGTATTCCAAATCAAGAAATGGCAACGTTAGACATATGTATGTTAATAAAAACTTACATGTCAGGGAAAGCCAGTGAGGTAAGACAGCAGGTTTGTCGTCTAGTTCGTCGCCAGACATTCTTGCGTATCCTTCAAGTTCCTTATATAGCTTATTAACTTGACGGCATTTGCCGGGTCGCTAAAATGGACCTCGGTATCGTAGTTTACGTTAAGCAGTTGTTCTTGCCGAGATTCATAATGTCTCTCCGACTGTTGGACTCCGAAAAGTGATCGAATCAGATTTTTATAGTCCTGATGATTCGAGTGCTCGGTTGTCTTCTCAAGGAAGTATCTCTCATTATCGCCAACCAATGCGAAATTTAATTTTTGATCAGTTTCATTTAAAGAATTCAGGTCACCAATTTTCACAAATTCAAAATTTGGAAAAGACTTTTTTGTCAAATATGTCAGCTCGTTTGGTGTATAGAAGATGACGCGTTTGGAATGATCAATCGTCATCAAAACATTGTTGTATTTAGATAGTGCAAATCCGACCCTATCAAAAATTAGGATAGTGCCAGAATTCATGATCATTTTTTCCAGAAGATAGGGCTTGACCTCTTGAGATACGCCCTCTAATTTTTCACCTCGTTTGAGCAGCTCAGCGGTTGCAGTCCGTAGTCCAGATTCAATCAGATTAGATACTATTTGATTTAGGCTCATGAAAATAAAGGATGGGTCGAAATAATGCTACAATGCGTAGTTAAAATAATACTTTAAGAGATAGAAGTCAAGTGTTCGGAAAATCTTTTGGCGTTTAAGCCATCGCAGTTTTGGCCTCAAACGTTATTTTTCTTATTCCAGATCACTTTCACTCATTCAAATACCGAGGCCTAAGAAACAATAAACAAACTGTGGCACCAAACCGTTTGATAAATGTAGTTTTTCTGAAAGACGCTATCCACTGCCTGTTTGTTGCACTTCCTTTCGACAAAAATTGTAGATGTAACATATTGACAGACTGCATTTGGGTAGCGAAATCTAGTCCAGCTTTGTCTGGTTGCTATCTAACTTAACCGCAAAACTTCCTGAAAAGAAAAATGCAATCAAACTGAGTAATGAAAGCCAGCGTATCCAGGCGAACGGGACGGGCGGATATGTGGAACATTATGTTTTTGGGCGGGAATTGAAAAAACGGACAGGACAGGATTTCCGCGACAATCCTACCTATCCGTTTTTTGCCGAGGTGTCGGTGCAAAAAGTGTTCGGCAAATGGTAACAAAAACCTTTTCAGGAGCGGGGACCTGTTGCAACATAACCCTCAATATCGCGTAGCATCGCTATGGATTTCATGACAGGTTCCCACTCTTTTCCACTGAAAATGTACCTGAACCACCGTTTTTCACGGTTTTCGTATTTAATATTAAAGAAAAGCCACAAGGCAGTTGCAACGAAAGCCAGCGTTATCGAAACCTGTAAAGCCAGCCAGACCGGATGCTCGTACATTTTTTCACTGATAGAAAAAGTCGTCCAGATCGGTGCGTGCAGAAACATGAGCCGGGAAATCAGTAGCGTGGAGCTTGTTAAGGATGCCAGGCGGTGCTGTGTTTCGACCAGCGGCTCACTGATATCGGTCTGAAAAATCAGTACAAGCTGGTAAACGTAAACGCCGATCACAAAAGCGAGCAATACCGCATGAATGAAGATCGACCACCAAAAAAATGCGCTGGCATACGAATAGGTCTTATATAATACAACACCCAGAAAGGTAATCCAGAGCACGCTGGCAATGATGATGAAAATCTTCATCGGCGCCATTGAGTTCATCAGCGACTTGATTTTAATGAGGGTAATGGCCTCCGCATTTTTCCGGTTCAGCGTCAGGTTCTCTTCGAGCTTCTTGTCATAGGACCGCCACATAGCGATCAGTTCGGTTTCTTGCATGGTATCAGGATTTTATGGTTGCAAATTTTTGTCTGAGTTGTTCTTTAATTCTCCCCACTTTCGTCGAAACATTGGAAGGTGAAATGCCGAGGATATCTGCGATTTCATGCTGGCTTCGTTCTTCCAGGTATAGCAGGATGAGCGCGCGGTCGAACGCTTTGAGTTCCCGGATAAACTGATGTAGCATTGACATTGCAGGTTCCGAGCCGGTTTCATCTGTTGTCAAACTGAATATCTCGCTCGTCAGCTCCTGACTTAGTTGATCCCTTTTTGTTTCTTTCCGGTAAAATGAAATGGACACGTTAAGTGCGATCCGGTATATCCAGGTGCTTAGCATGAACTGCTCATCATATTTTGGAAATGCGAGCCAGAGCTGCACCGTAATTTCCTGGATAAGATCTTTCCTGTTTTCCGGGTCGCGGCAATATGCGTTGGCTACTTTGTAAATAATGCCTTTGTTAGCCTCCATTACATTCAGAAAATTAGCAGTATCCCGTAAGAGGCGCATTGGCTGATCTGTTTGCTTGAAAAAAGGTAATGTTTGTTTTTGAGCAATTATTCGCAGCAACGACAAGAATGTCACACAGATGCGAAATATTTTTTTTAAAAACCGGAAATCATATCGTCTTACCTGTGCATTTTTCAATCAGTATATTCTTTTACGGCCGGGCTCTTAAATACAGAAAAAGTCACTCCTGAAATCTTCGTTACACCGGTTATGTCTGGCCCCTCCGCAGGCAATCTTATGTTATTTTATTGTTAAATGCGCAGCGAATGAAGGACTGCTTTCTGAGAAATATTCAATTTTGCAGGATTAGAAAACACAGCAGCGAGAGGGAAAAGTAAAGTGAGATGCGGCGCTGCTCCCAGGGAATTTACATTAACTCACCAAAACAATTTATTCTTTCAAAACAAATCTACCTGACTATGCATAGCTGCAATCACAGGTTGTTCCCATGCGGAAACACCTTACCCAAATCGCTCGCCCGGTTTGCGCTGATCACGCTGATCAGTGGCACCAGTTGGGCAAAAACGCCGACTGGGACTGATCTCGTCACCCGCCGGCCAGTTCTTTCATCCTTAAATCCTGGTTCGCAGGCCGATCGCCAGATCAAAGGAAAGGTGACGGATGGCGATACGCCCGACGGCCTGCCCGGAGTGAACGTTATTATCAAGGGAACCCAAACCGGAACCGTGACCGACGCCGGCGGGAATTATTCGCTGGATATTCCGGATGGAGGCGCAATCCTTGTTTTTTCCTATGTCGGCTATATCACTCAAGAACAGGAGACAGGCACCCGGAGCACCATCGATATTGCTTTGAAAGCCGATAACAAATCGCTGAACGAAGTAGTGGTGGTGGGTTACGGAACGCAAAAGAAAGTGAACCTGACAGGCGCGGTAGACCAGGTAGGTCAGGAAGTGCTTCGCAACCGCCCTATCACCAACGTAGCGCAAGGGCTGGTGGGGGCAGTACCGAACCTGAACCTGAAAATGCTTGACGGAAAACCGACCCAGTCGCCCGCATTTAACATACGGGGTACCACGTCCATCGGGCAACGCGGCAATGCGCTGGTGCTGATCGATGGGGTAGAGGCCGATCCCCGTTTTTTAAATCCCAACGACATTGAAAGCGTGTCGGTACTGAAAGATGCTGCTTCCGCTTCGATCTATGGGGCCAGGGCAGCATTCGGGGTGGTTTTGATTACTACCAAATCTGCATCGGAAGGCAAGACAACCATTTCGTATTCAGCTAATTATTCTATCAAATCGCCCACGGAAGTGCCCGACAATATCGTGGATTCCTATCCCTGGGCGCAAGGCTTCAGCGACGCCTGGTCGCGCTGGAACGATAATGGGAATACGCCGACTGCCATCAATAAAACCATCAGTTTTTCGCCGGCATACCTGGCCGAGATCAAGAGAAGATGGGAAGACCCTTCGCTGCCGCGTTTCGAGGTGGATCCCAACACCGGCGAGTACCAGTATTTTTACAGCACAGATTGGTATAGAGAATTATACAAGGAACGTTTCAGCGCACATGACCACAACCTGTCGATTTCAGGTGGTAACGACAAGGCTACGTTCCTGCTGAGCGGCCGCTACAACGGACAGGGCGGTTTGTTCAGGTATAATTCCGATGACTATAACATGTATAACCTTCGTGCGAAAGGAAGTATCCAGGTGACGCCGTGGCTGCGCATTGACAACAACACGGAGTATTCCACCATGAAATACCACCAACCGATCAATGTGGGTGAAGGAAGTGGTATTTACCGTAACATAGCCGATGAAGGACACCCGATGGCGCCAATGCTTAACCCCGATGGAACGCTTTCATTCTCTGCTGCTTACACGGTAGGGGACTACTACATCGGCAAAAACGGGATTGATAACACGCAACGCTTTTTGAAAAACAAAGTGGCCGCGAAAGCACAGTTTTTCGACAAAGCGCTTTCGGTACGCGCTGATATGACTTTCCAGAGTACGGATATCGGTTCCCAGCAAAATCGTGTGCAGGTACCTTACAGCCGCGCAAAGGGTGTAATCGGTTACACGGGAACGAATACCAATGATATCGAGGAGAGAAAACGGACCACCAATTACCTGGCCACCAACTTCTACGCCGATTATGTGAAGTCCTTTAACAATGCGCATAACTTCACTTTGCTGGCTGGTTTCAACTACGAGCAGTCGAATTACAGCAACCTTACTGCGAGAAGGAATGGGCTGGTGTATGCCGATGCGGATGATATAAACCTGGCTTTGGGCCAGAGTATTGTGACGTCGGGCGGTTTGCAAAAGTGGGCAATCGCGGGCGGATTTTTCCGGTTGAACTACAATTTCCGCGAGCGTTACCTGCTGGAAGTGAACGGCCGCTACGATGGTTCTTCCAAGTTTCCGACTGACCAGCAGTGGGCGTTCTTCCCGTCGGTATCGGCTGGCTGGAGAATTTCCGAAGAACCTTTCTGGAAGGTGAATCCGAATGTATTTTCCAATGTGAAACTGCGTGCTTCCTACGGTTCGCTGGGTAACGGTAATGTGGATCCCTATTCGTTTAACGAGAAATTCTCGATCTCGCAATCCGGCCGGGTTATCAATGGTATTCGCCCGCAGACTACCCGCCAACCGGGCGTGGTTCCCGACGGGCTTACCTGGGAAACTTCAACGACTGCCAACGTCGGCCTTGAATTCTTTACACTCAAGAACAAGCTTTCATTCACAGGCGATATGTACCAGCGCCGTACTTCGGACATGTTTACGGTAGGGCCGACAGTACCGAACGTATTTGGTATTGAAGTTCCAAAAGGAAATTATGCCGATTTGAAAACGACGGGCTGGGAGTTGAGCGTAAGCTGGGGAGACCAGTTCAATATGGGTTCGAAGCCTTTCAAATATGATTTGAAATTCATGCTTGCGGACTCCTGGGCGATCATTACCAAATATAACAATCCTGAGAAAAACCTGACGAACGTTAACAATCCGAACGAAAATGCGAGAGAGTTTTACGAAGGACAGCGCATCGGCGAGATCTGGGGTTATCAAGTGGAAGGGCTGTTCAGGTCGGACGCGGAAATTGCAGAATCACCTTCACAGGCCAATATCCCGAACACCAACACCCGGAAAAACTATCCGGGCGATATCAAGTTCAGGAACCTGGACGGTGACGACGTGATTTACCATGGTTTGAACAGGGTTGGCAATTCTGGCGACAAGACGATCATCGGAAATTCTGAACCGCGCCGCAGTTTCGGGATTAACCTCTCTGGCGACTGGAACGGCATCTTTGTCAGCGGTCTTTTCCAGGGGGTTATGAAACAGGATTGGTACCCTTCGGCAGAAGCGCGTTTCTGGGGACAATACAACCGCCCGTACAATGCATATCCGCGCTGGCACGAAGCCAATATGTTCCGTCCGGAACTGGGTAATTTCGATGCCTATCTGCCCCGGTTGGTCGGTTACACCGCACAGGGAACAGGCCGTGCCCTGCAGGTGCCAAACGACCGTTTTCTGCAAAATGCAGGCTATATCAGGCTGAGAAACCTGCAAGTTGGCTACACGATCCCGCAGCGTATCGTGGAGAAAATCCATGCGCGCGATCTGAAAGTGTATTTGTCCGCAGAAAACCTCTGGACCTGGTCGCCGATGTACAAATGGACCCGCGACACGGACGTGACCAATATCTACGGATCTGATCCTGACCTGAGCGGCGGGACTTCGGGAGACGGATACAATTATCCTATGCTGAAAGCGGTATCTGTTGGTCTGACACTAAACTTTTAATTGACTATGAAAAAGATCAAATACATCACCTGCACACT
This Dyadobacter sp. UC 10 DNA region includes the following protein-coding sequences:
- a CDS encoding RagB/SusD family nutrient uptake outer membrane protein; this translates as MKKIFLLTILVLLVNTACDRDFDQPNPNNPTIASFWKSEADAVKGINAVYSTFHRTATLYSRFLFYHGMLRSDEGYGSGGDITLNNVMSFNQTNYNEGLTAGTWQNLFIGVFRANQVLAYVPGISMDEALKTRILGEAKFLRGLFYFNLTLYFGRPPIILEPSEPTDRPSNATNAEAWAQVEKDLTEAAPALPLSYTGDDLGRATRGAAMGLLGKAYLQQNKNQEAANALAWFITGAGKGLYTLTSNYQDNFKASSENNSESVFEIQFRFNPNENTDDDVDETRINNTGTSIAQFYAPRGVGFSDGGARRWLAGEFKKENTALGTRDPRLAATLLFDSTDVRGPQFTMVYGQTFASRYGTSTGESSAVWFRKQLNDNEAGRTEEGFRSPNNHRLLRYADILLMYAEALNGLGQTAQAYPNVDMVRVRAGLRPLTQVRPGLSQAQFLAQIKHERITELAGEGWRFADLQRWGDLGPELAARDPEFTNFVKSRNEWYPIPQSDIDLNPNLTQNPGY
- a CDS encoding family 43 glycosylhydrolase → MKRLSISLLLLIVVQIANAQQAVIRGDFADPSVIKVGATYYAAGTSSNWAPGFPVMKSTDLKNWQQTNYIFPDLTAWADYYYWAPELNYDNGKVYVYYTAHKKGGNLCVGVASAETPEGPFKDHGPLVCEEVGSIDGFPMRDENNKLHLIWKEDGNSVNKPTPIWIQELNEERTALIGEKKELFRNDTSWEANLVEGVSIVKNNGYFYAIYAAAGCCGPGCTYATGVARSKKLMGPWEKYAKNPIMTGQGDWMCPGHGTAVTHQGKNYFMYHAYDRSSNKYTGRQALVRGFEFTPDNWLRFTDEYLAPTNLPKTYTVTDDFSKEKLDLQWNWSVFNKPALELKNGRIGLQIKDDRELFIARKIDSPDYEATVELIPGKSVVAGVALIGDEKNLIYAAAKQDSIHITLLKDGARSSLGKFPVKGKGKRLFVKMNVKNNTDISFSYSVKGVDFTALQITAPDIKFLPPWDRAVRAGILAKGAQGEVAVVEGFVFKSK
- a CDS encoding glycoside hydrolase family 43 protein, encoding MSFKTLYRPVILWCVSLLFINASCKKETQAPKPGGEQAVTFTNPLLNAAPDPWVFQKDTTYYYMHTLGNRIQIWKTGRMSRLKDVAPVTVFTAPASGGNSRDIWAPELFFLNGKWYIYYTGSDGNDRTHRMWVLENANPDPTQGTWTDKGKLLTQPADLWSIDATVLQQDGSLFMIWSGRPFAGGSTDLTQHLYISKMSNPFTLTGPTVQIGSPQNTWERHGFPVNEGPEILRNPAGKVLLVYSGSYCGDDRYSLGLMTLKEGSDPMSPASWTEMSAPVFTGLASANAFGVGHNGFFKSRDGKEDWIIYHANSAAGQGCGSSRNVRMQRFTWTADGLPTFGEPVATGRSVPVPSGE
- a CDS encoding class I SAM-dependent methyltransferase, with protein sequence MNANKALWEKGDFTKLAETMRESGSALVGKLGITPGLNVLDLGCGDGTTAIPAARLGANVQGVDIARNLVEAGNARAKAEGLTNITFREGDAIDLHDIEDETFDLAVSVFGAMFAPKPFDVAKEMFRVTRKGGRIVMGNWIPGDPTLVAQILKVSSAYTPAPPEGFISPMLWGVESNVTERFVAAGAAKENISFERETFTFQAPYPPAVFLETFRKYYGPTMNAFEAAEKNGTEADLQRELEALFESQNQSGDENTTSIPATFLKVTVVR
- a CDS encoding RNA polymerase sigma factor — protein: MRLLRDTANFLNVMEANKGIIYKVANAYCRDPENRKDLIQEITVQLWLAFPKYDEQFMLSTWIYRIALNVSISFYRKETKRDQLSQELTSEIFSLTTDETGSEPAMSMLHQFIRELKAFDRALILLYLEERSQHEIADILGISPSNVSTKVGRIKEQLRQKFATIKS